The Halomonas sp. 7T genome contains a region encoding:
- the merC gene encoding organomercurial transporter MerC gives MGLITRIADKAGALGSVVSAMGCAACFPAIASLGAAIGLGFLQEYEGLFISKLLPLFAVVALLANALGWLSHRQWYRSLLGMVGPAIVLAAMLLFFGNWWTANLLYVGLALMIGVSIWDLLSPANRRCELPPKHG, from the coding sequence ATGGGACTGATTACACGCATTGCCGACAAGGCTGGCGCGCTTGGCAGCGTTGTTTCCGCGATGGGATGCGCTGCCTGTTTCCCGGCTATCGCCAGCCTGGGCGCGGCCATCGGCCTTGGCTTTCTACAGGAATACGAAGGGTTGTTTATCTCCAAGCTGCTGCCGCTGTTCGCAGTCGTGGCTTTGCTGGCGAATGCACTGGGCTGGCTGAGTCATCGGCAATGGTACCGCAGCCTGCTCGGGATGGTCGGCCCAGCCATCGTGCTGGCGGCCATGCTCTTGTTTTTTGGCAATTGGTGGACGGCGAACCTCCTCTATGTCGGTCTGGCCTTGATGATCGGGGTGTCGATCTGGGATCTGCTCTCACCGGCCAACCGCCGCTGCGAACTACCACCCAAACACGGCTAA
- the merA gene encoding mercury(II) reductase produces the protein MYLNITGMTCDSCATHVKDALEKVPGVLSALVSYPKGSAQLATDPGTSPEALTAAVAGLGYKATPADAPSTSARGRLLGKALGWLGGGDKAGGDGDGLHVAVIGSGGAAMAAALKAVEQGANVTLIERGTIGGTCVNVGCVPSKIMIRAAHIAHLRRESPFDSGIAATVPAIDRSKLLAQQQARVDELRHAKYEGILDSNPAITVLHGEARFKDDQSLAVRLNDGGERVVAFDRCLVATGASPAVPPIPGLKESPYWTSTEALVSDTIPERLAVIGSSVVALELAQAFARLGSKVTILARSTLFFREDPAIGEAVTAAFRAEGIKVLEHTQASQVAHVDGEFVLTTGYGEIRADQLLVATGRAPNTRSLALEAAGVAANAQGAIVIDKGMRTSTPHIYAAGDCTDQPQFVYVAAAAGTRAAINMTGGDAALDLTAMPAVVFTDPQVATVGYSEAEAHHDGIETDSRTLTLDNVPRALANFDTRGFIKLVIEEGSGRLIGVQAVAPEAGELIQTAVLAIRNRMTVQELADQLFPYLTMVEGLKLAAQTFSNDVKQLSCCAG, from the coding sequence ATGTATTTGAATATCACCGGAATGACCTGCGACTCGTGCGCGACACATGTCAAGGACGCCCTGGAGAAAGTGCCGGGCGTGCTGTCGGCGCTCGTGTCCTACCCGAAAGGCTCCGCGCAACTCGCCACCGATCCCGGCACCTCGCCAGAGGCGCTGACCGCCGCTGTGGCCGGCCTCGGCTACAAGGCCACACCCGCCGATGCCCCATCCACTTCAGCGCGGGGCAGACTGCTTGGCAAGGCGCTGGGATGGCTGGGCGGTGGCGACAAGGCTGGTGGTGATGGGGACGGACTGCACGTCGCCGTTATTGGCAGCGGCGGAGCCGCGATGGCGGCGGCGCTGAAGGCCGTCGAGCAAGGTGCGAACGTCACGCTGATCGAGCGCGGCACCATCGGCGGTACTTGCGTCAATGTCGGCTGCGTGCCGTCCAAGATCATGATCCGCGCTGCCCATATCGCCCATTTGCGCCGTGAAAGCCCATTCGACAGTGGCATCGCGGCGACTGTGCCTGCGATTGATCGCAGCAAACTACTGGCCCAGCAGCAGGCGCGCGTCGATGAGCTGCGCCACGCCAAGTACGAAGGCATCCTGGACAGCAACCCGGCCATCACCGTGCTGCATGGTGAAGCGCGTTTCAAGGACGACCAGAGCCTTGCCGTCCGTTTAAACGATGGCGGCGAGCGTGTGGTGGCGTTCGACCGCTGCCTGGTCGCCACGGGTGCCAGCCCGGCCGTGCCGCCGATTCCGGGCCTGAAAGAGTCACCCTACTGGACTTCCACCGAGGCCCTGGTCAGCGACACCATTCCCGAGCGCCTGGCCGTGATCGGCTCGTCTGTGGTGGCGCTGGAACTGGCGCAAGCCTTTGCCCGGCTGGGCAGCAAAGTGACGATCCTGGCACGCAGCACGCTGTTCTTCCGCGAAGACCCGGCCATCGGCGAGGCCGTTACAGCCGCGTTCCGTGCCGAAGGGATCAAGGTATTGGAACACACGCAAGCCAGCCAGGTCGCGCATGTGGACGGCGAATTCGTGCTGACCACCGGGTACGGTGAAATACGCGCCGACCAGCTGCTGGTCGCCACTGGCAGGGCACCGAACACGCGCAGCCTGGCATTGGAAGCGGCGGGAGTCGCTGCCAATGCGCAGGGGGCCATCGTCATCGACAAGGGCATGCGCACCAGTACGCCACACATTTATGCGGCTGGCGACTGCACCGACCAGCCTCAGTTCGTCTATGTGGCGGCAGCGGCCGGCACCCGTGCTGCGATCAACATGACTGGCGGCGATGCGGCCCTGGACCTGACCGCAATGCCGGCCGTGGTGTTCACCGACCCGCAGGTCGCCACCGTGGGCTACAGCGAGGCGGAAGCACATCACGACGGGATCGAGACCGACAGTCGCACCTTGACCTTGGACAACGTGCCGCGTGCGCTTGCCAACTTCGACACACGCGGCTTCATCAAGCTGGTCATCGAGGAAGGTAGCGGACGGCTCATCGGCGTGCAAGCGGTGGCCCCGGAAGCGGGTGAACTGATCCAGACGGCGGTGCTCGCCATTCGCAACCGTATGACCGTGCAGGAACTGGCCGACCAATTGTTCCCCTACCTGACCATGGTCGAAGGGCTGAAGCTCGCGGCGCAGACCTTCAGCAATGACGTGAAGCAGCTTTCGTGCTGCGCCGGATGA
- the merD gene encoding mercury resistance co-regulator MerD, with protein MSAYTVSRLALDAGVSVHIVRDYLLRGLLRPVACTTGGYGLFDDTALQRLRFVRAAFEAGIGLDALARLCRALDAADGDGASAQLAVLRQLVERRREALASLEMQLAAMPTEPAQHAESLP; from the coding sequence ATGAGCGCCTACACAGTGTCCCGGCTGGCCCTTGATGCCGGGGTGAGCGTGCATATCGTGCGCGACTACCTGCTGCGCGGATTGCTACGGCCGGTCGCGTGCACCACGGGCGGCTACGGCTTGTTCGATGACACCGCGTTGCAACGGCTGCGCTTTGTACGGGCTGCCTTCGAAGCGGGTATCGGCCTGGACGCACTGGCGCGGCTGTGCCGGGCGCTGGATGCTGCGGACGGTGACGGTGCGTCTGCGCAGCTTGCCGTGTTGCGGCAACTCGTCGAGCGTCGGCGCGAGGCCCTGGCCAGCCTCGAAATGCAACTGGCCGCCATGCCAACCGAACCGGCACAGCACGCGGAGAGTCTGCCATGA
- the lspA gene encoding signal peptidase II: protein MLIIGKKLSPYALLSISGLLAASDQAVKWLVQQSMAYGEYVSVTPFFNWVHLWNTGAAFSLFANGGGWQRYFFIGIAVVVSIFLIKLILENRHKGEAIAYSLILGGAMGNLIDRVFRGYVVDSFDFYWRDWHWPAFNLADIAIVLGALLFVSSSLLGKKGVVSENGK, encoded by the coding sequence ATGCTCATTATTGGCAAAAAGCTCTCGCCGTATGCCCTATTGTCCATATCGGGCCTGCTGGCAGCGTCTGATCAGGCTGTAAAGTGGCTGGTGCAGCAATCAATGGCCTATGGCGAGTATGTTTCGGTGACCCCGTTCTTTAACTGGGTGCACCTATGGAACACCGGTGCCGCATTCAGTCTTTTTGCGAATGGTGGAGGCTGGCAGCGCTACTTTTTTATCGGAATCGCGGTAGTGGTCTCGATTTTTCTGATCAAGCTGATCCTTGAAAATCGTCATAAAGGAGAAGCCATCGCTTACAGTCTTATCCTCGGTGGCGCCATGGGCAACCTGATTGACCGGGTCTTTCGCGGCTATGTTGTGGATTCCTTTGATTTCTATTGGCGAGACTGGCATTGGCCGGCCTTCAACCTGGCTGATATTGCAATTGTCCTCGGTGCCTTACTTTTCGTTTCCAGCAGCTTGTTGGGTAAAAAAGGGGTCGTCTCAGAAAACGGAAAATAA
- a CDS encoding cation transporter produces the protein MSKSCGGACGGDATSAADTDIQASSEAPGRWVSVYAVPKMDCPSEERMIRLALNGFEEIRALSFDLSNRRLKVVHDGEVEPVTSKLKTLGLGASLQETVAANPETIKAAEFSAASAKQESGTLRWLLGINALLFVVEMTAGLMAQSTGLIAESLDNFADAAVYGLALYAVGHSVKRQVRVAHVAGVVQLVLAVGVLVEVVRRFVFGSEPESLVMIAIAFVALIANTACLLMVSKHRGGGAHMKASWIFSANDVVINLGVITAGALVAWTGSNYPDLIIGTIAGVIVLNGARRILALKG, from the coding sequence ATGAGCAAATCCTGTGGTGGCGCCTGTGGCGGTGATGCAACGTCCGCAGCGGATACCGATATACAGGCCTCCTCCGAGGCGCCAGGGAGATGGGTCAGTGTTTATGCCGTGCCGAAGATGGACTGTCCATCAGAAGAACGAATGATTCGCCTAGCCCTGAACGGCTTTGAGGAGATTCGGGCGCTGTCCTTCGACTTGTCGAACCGCCGGCTGAAGGTCGTGCATGACGGCGAGGTCGAGCCCGTCACCTCGAAACTGAAGACCTTGGGGCTAGGCGCCTCGCTTCAGGAAACCGTCGCTGCAAATCCGGAGACCATCAAGGCCGCCGAGTTTTCGGCAGCTTCTGCTAAGCAAGAATCCGGGACCCTGCGCTGGTTGCTCGGCATCAATGCACTTCTGTTCGTGGTGGAAATGACTGCCGGTCTGATGGCTCAGTCAACTGGCCTCATTGCAGAGTCCCTGGACAATTTTGCTGATGCGGCAGTGTACGGACTCGCTCTTTATGCGGTTGGGCATAGCGTGAAAAGGCAGGTCCGTGTTGCGCACGTTGCTGGTGTGGTCCAACTGGTTTTGGCTGTTGGCGTACTCGTAGAGGTCGTGAGGCGCTTTGTATTCGGTAGTGAGCCTGAATCGCTGGTGATGATAGCCATCGCATTCGTCGCATTGATTGCCAATACCGCCTGTCTGCTGATGGTATCCAAACATCGAGGGGGCGGAGCTCATATGAAGGCTAGCTGGATATTTTCGGCCAACGACGTGGTGATCAACCTGGGGGTCATCACCGCCGGCGCCCTGGTCGCGTGGACCGGGTCCAATTATCCGGATCTGATTATCGGCACCATCGCGGGGGTCATTGTACTTAACGGTGCCAGACGCATTCTGGCGTTGAAGGGTTAA
- the cadR gene encoding Cd(II)/Pb(II)-responsive transcriptional regulator, translating to MRIGQLAQLVGVETQTIRFYEQQGLLPPPDRQDNGYRVYTEKHGEGLAFIRRCRILGLSLAEIHELQSYQDDPHQPCTAVNALLDDHISHVRSQITALQALEKQLVSLRASCNDDREVEACGVLAGISEGNMHQQ from the coding sequence ATGCGCATTGGTCAGTTGGCGCAGTTGGTAGGGGTCGAAACACAGACGATCCGCTTCTATGAACAGCAGGGCTTGTTGCCGCCGCCTGATCGGCAGGACAACGGTTACCGTGTCTATACCGAGAAGCATGGTGAGGGGCTGGCCTTCATCCGTCGCTGCAGAATCCTGGGCCTGTCACTGGCTGAGATTCACGAACTACAGAGCTATCAGGACGACCCTCATCAGCCTTGTACCGCCGTCAACGCCTTGCTCGATGATCACATCTCTCATGTGCGGTCGCAGATAACCGCTCTGCAAGCGCTTGAGAAACAACTCGTTTCACTGAGAGCGAGTTGCAACGATGACCGGGAAGTTGAGGCGTGTGGGGTTCTTGCTGGAATTAGCGAAGGAAACATGCACCAGCAGTAG
- a CDS encoding inovirus Gp2 family protein: MLMPPKAWVDLTIEVIKMLQRHPSNANLCLNAAPTFNGLALQVKHLPMADEYLQALYITMHKALADYPRVLAFRVDPVIPTTISDRMRPEDHKGLIARFIASFKAIIKHDRESKRQAGWVPDTKVRYVWCREVGLNGKPHYHFFFLLNRDAYHMPGKAGSQNENLISRVSRAWYSALGITWNPQEPWVHVPDNPYYWIDRGDLTSFEQAFTRASYLCKTNTKQYGLGVRAFGTSRQ, encoded by the coding sequence ATGCTCATGCCTCCGAAGGCATGGGTCGATCTCACTATCGAGGTAATTAAAATGCTTCAACGACACCCATCAAACGCTAATTTGTGCTTGAACGCTGCTCCTACCTTCAACGGGCTTGCTCTCCAAGTGAAACATCTCCCAATGGCCGATGAATACCTTCAGGCCCTTTACATTACAATGCACAAGGCTCTCGCTGACTACCCTCGCGTGCTAGCCTTCAGGGTCGATCCTGTCATTCCCACAACGATAAGCGACCGGATGAGGCCGGAGGATCACAAAGGCCTTATCGCAAGGTTCATCGCTTCCTTTAAAGCGATTATCAAACATGATCGTGAGAGTAAACGCCAAGCTGGCTGGGTGCCTGACACTAAGGTGCGCTACGTATGGTGCCGGGAGGTTGGCCTTAACGGCAAGCCGCACTATCACTTCTTCTTCCTACTGAATCGTGACGCGTATCACATGCCAGGTAAGGCAGGCTCTCAAAACGAGAACCTTATCAGCCGGGTGTCACGTGCTTGGTACAGCGCGCTGGGAATCACTTGGAACCCTCAAGAGCCATGGGTACACGTCCCTGATAACCCTTACTACTGGATCGACCGAGGTGACCTAACTAGCTTTGAGCAGGCTTTCACACGTGCCTCTTATCTCTGTAAAACGAATACAAAGCAGTACGGGCTAGGTGTACGAGCGTTTGGTACTAGCCGCCAATAA
- a CDS encoding helix-turn-helix transcriptional regulator, whose translation MSNRLIRIKDVMDRTGLARSTVYKYISLGQFPQPIKLGTRAVAWVEREVEAWICESIERRNEAVLK comes from the coding sequence ATGAGCAATCGATTAATCCGCATCAAAGACGTCATGGATCGTACTGGGCTGGCTAGATCGACGGTCTACAAGTACATCAGCCTTGGGCAGTTCCCTCAGCCCATCAAGCTGGGCACTCGGGCTGTTGCCTGGGTCGAGCGTGAAGTGGAAGCCTGGATCTGCGAAAGCATCGAGCGCAGGAATGAAGCAGTGCTGAAGTAA